From the genome of Ignavibacteriales bacterium, one region includes:
- a CDS encoding glycosyltransferase family protein: MKIVTIIQARMSSTRLPGKVLLPILGKPLLVRMIERVAASEFAGEIVVATSINKDDDEIEKLCGQEKIKCFRGHLTDLLDRHYQAGKKFGADAVVKIPSDCPLIDPKVIDKVLQFYINNSDKYNFVSNLHPATYPDGNDVEVISFETLEKTWKEADKNFEREHTTPYIWENPDKFRIANIEWETGLDYSTSQRWTIDFEEDYHLIKKIYEELYPNNPTFSLNEILDLLKRKPEIASINQKYIGKYWYENYLDELKHIDEFKNKSSQK, from the coding sequence ATGAAAATCGTAACTATAATACAAGCGCGAATGTCTTCAACCAGATTACCCGGCAAGGTATTGTTGCCAATTCTCGGTAAACCGCTTTTGGTAAGAATGATTGAACGAGTAGCCGCTTCAGAATTTGCTGGAGAAATTGTTGTTGCTACATCAATTAATAAAGATGACGATGAAATTGAAAAATTGTGCGGTCAAGAAAAAATCAAATGTTTCCGGGGACATTTAACCGATTTGCTCGATCGGCATTATCAAGCCGGCAAAAAATTCGGCGCCGATGCCGTAGTGAAAATTCCTTCTGATTGCCCTTTGATTGATCCGAAAGTGATTGACAAAGTTTTGCAGTTTTATATCAACAATTCAGACAAATATAATTTCGTCAGTAATCTTCATCCGGCAACCTACCCCGACGGCAATGATGTAGAAGTAATTTCATTCGAAACTCTTGAAAAAACTTGGAAAGAAGCGGATAAAAATTTCGAGCGCGAACACACAACTCCATATATCTGGGAGAATCCGGATAAATTCCGCATAGCAAACATTGAATGGGAAACCGGTTTGGATTATTCTACTTCTCAACGATGGACAATTGATTTCGAGGAAGATTATCACCTGATAAAAAAAATTTATGAAGAACTTTATCCAAACAACCCTACTTTTAGTCTTAACGAAATATTAGATTTGCTTAAGCGAAAACCGGAGATTGCCTCTATCAACCAAAAATACATTGGCAAATACTGGTATGAAAATTATCTGGATGAACTTAAACACATAGACGAATTCAAAAACAAAAGCTCACAAAAATGA
- a CDS encoding aminotransferase class III-fold pyridoxal phosphate-dependent enzyme, translating to MPNKISLNNNFPNISKSDELYNRALGLIPSVTQTLAKGPGQWVKGIAPKYLVKGKGSHVWDVDGNEYIDYMMGVGPLSLGYAYQKVDDAIKKQLEDGITFSMMHPLEVEVAEMIREIVPNAEAVRYSKTGADATSAAVRIARAYTGKNKILCCGYHGWHDWYIAVTARNHGIPEAVQATSYTFNYNDIDSVKNSIDDDVAAVILEPVVFTEPKDNFLNKLADLCKEKNVVLIFDEMWTGFRMALGGAQEYFGITPDLATYSKAVANGMPISILTGKRKIMDLADEDIFFYTTFGGEALSLAATKATIEELRDKNVPKFLNTQGQKLKDGYNEIVQRFGMDYTKAIGYNWRSMATFDEKAGNPLVQKSLMQQEMIKRGILWQGFHNMSFSHSDADVEYTLQALEESLTVLKNAVQKNNLREMLRGEPVQPVFRKVDNFNMKPVKK from the coding sequence ATGCCTAACAAAATTTCATTGAACAATAATTTTCCGAACATCTCAAAATCCGATGAACTTTACAATCGTGCGCTTGGATTAATTCCATCTGTTACACAAACCTTGGCAAAAGGACCGGGACAATGGGTAAAGGGAATAGCGCCGAAATATTTAGTTAAAGGTAAAGGTTCGCATGTGTGGGATGTTGACGGCAACGAATATATCGATTACATGATGGGTGTCGGTCCACTTTCGCTTGGTTATGCTTATCAAAAAGTTGATGACGCAATTAAAAAACAATTAGAGGACGGAATTACTTTTTCGATGATGCACCCGCTTGAAGTAGAAGTTGCGGAAATGATTAGAGAGATTGTACCGAATGCGGAAGCTGTTCGGTACAGTAAAACCGGAGCCGATGCAACGAGCGCGGCTGTTCGGATTGCTCGTGCTTATACGGGTAAAAATAAAATTTTATGCTGCGGTTATCATGGCTGGCACGATTGGTATATTGCGGTCACTGCTCGTAATCATGGAATTCCCGAAGCAGTTCAGGCAACTTCTTATACATTCAATTATAACGATATTGATTCTGTAAAAAATTCTATTGACGACGATGTTGCCGCGGTAATACTTGAGCCTGTTGTTTTTACAGAACCGAAAGATAATTTTCTTAACAAGCTTGCAGATCTCTGTAAAGAAAAGAATGTGGTCTTAATTTTTGATGAGATGTGGACTGGATTCCGAATGGCGCTTGGCGGTGCTCAGGAATATTTTGGAATCACTCCGGATCTGGCAACATACTCGAAAGCAGTTGCAAACGGAATGCCGATTTCAATTCTTACGGGTAAAAGAAAAATAATGGATCTTGCCGATGAAGATATTTTCTTTTATACAACATTCGGCGGCGAAGCACTTTCCCTTGCGGCGACAAAAGCAACCATTGAAGAATTGCGCGACAAAAATGTTCCGAAATTTTTGAACACACAAGGACAAAAATTAAAAGACGGTTACAATGAAATCGTTCAAAGATTTGGAATGGATTACACAAAAGCGATTGGGTACAATTGGCGTTCGATGGCGACTTTTGATGAGAAAGCAGGTAATCCGCTAGTTCAAAAATCTTTGATGCAGCAGGAGATGATTAAACGAGGCATTCTATGGCAAGGATTTCATAATATGTCATTTTCTCATAGCGACGCCGATGTCGAATACACACTTCAAGCACTAGAAGAATCACTTACTGTTTTGAAAAATGCAGTACAAAAAAATAATTTAAGAGAGATGTTACGAGGCGAACCGGTTCAACCAGTGTTCAGAAAAGTTGATAACTTCAATATGAAGCCGGTGAAAAAATAA
- a CDS encoding thioesterase family protein encodes MFTTKVKVYFYDADPAGIIFYASLFKFVHAAYEDFLRSLHTERDYFFDKDFILPIIHAEADYVRPIKVGDELRVDVVVSLLKNSSFELSYKFYKTDGQFTAIAKTVHVCVLKEAFKKIELPKEFYEKMKTNLS; translated from the coding sequence ATGTTTACTACTAAAGTGAAAGTTTATTTCTACGATGCCGACCCTGCCGGTATTATTTTCTATGCAAGTTTATTCAAATTTGTTCACGCCGCGTACGAAGATTTTTTAAGAAGCTTACATACTGAAAGAGATTATTTCTTTGATAAAGATTTCATTCTGCCGATCATCCATGCTGAGGCTGATTATGTTAGGCCTATTAAGGTCGGCGATGAACTTCGAGTTGATGTAGTTGTCAGTCTATTGAAAAATTCATCTTTTGAATTGAGTTACAAATTTTATAAAACAGATGGACAGTTTACGGCCATAGCCAAAACCGTGCATGTATGCGTTCTTAAAGAAGCATTTAAGAAAATAGAATTGCCTAAAGAATTTTATGAAAAAATGAAGACTAATCTAAGTTAA
- the menC gene encoding o-succinylbenzoate synthase, which yields MTIKEFKYFPFSLNFKTPFLTSNKVINERNGFIISIYDELGNSAFGEASPLPGFSIENIGDVERILKGLRHQIIGFSVEENLTSISNLLSEFKLVPSIVFALEQAIVGLCVKRNKSFISGAFGNINSVIEVNAILGLDDANNILTKIEGEIQNGYGTIKLKVGRNNFEDDFNLLKNVREKFGELLKIRIDANGKWPREMVNEYLNQISQFNIQYIEEPCANLEILNQLSDTSPIQIAIDESILSINDAKKIINDSNIEFIVLKPMILGGIISSFLLIKEAGRKNKNIIISSSFESAVGKSALVLLAAITDHSFAHGLDTSKNFEKDICKDPYEVKNGKINFNIEKYPPQFDLSRL from the coding sequence ATGACTATTAAAGAATTTAAATACTTTCCATTCTCCCTCAATTTCAAAACTCCATTTCTGACATCCAATAAAGTAATTAACGAACGTAATGGATTTATAATTTCGATATATGACGAACTTGGTAATTCGGCATTTGGTGAAGCTTCTCCTCTTCCCGGATTCAGTATTGAAAATATTGGTGATGTCGAAAGAATTTTAAAAGGGCTTCGACATCAAATTATTGGTTTTAGTGTCGAAGAGAATCTTACTTCAATCTCAAATCTGCTCTCAGAATTTAAACTTGTTCCCTCTATTGTCTTTGCACTCGAACAAGCAATTGTAGGTCTTTGCGTTAAACGTAATAAAAGTTTTATTTCAGGAGCATTTGGAAATATAAATTCTGTTATAGAAGTGAATGCAATTCTCGGATTAGATGATGCGAATAATATTTTAACAAAAATTGAAGGGGAAATTCAAAACGGATACGGTACGATCAAGTTAAAAGTAGGTAGAAATAATTTCGAAGATGATTTTAATCTTCTAAAAAACGTGAGAGAAAAATTTGGCGAATTACTTAAGATTAGAATAGATGCTAACGGAAAGTGGCCGAGAGAAATGGTAAATGAATATCTCAATCAAATTTCGCAGTTTAACATTCAATACATCGAAGAACCTTGCGCGAATTTGGAAATATTAAATCAACTATCGGACACTTCGCCTATTCAAATAGCCATTGATGAATCGATCCTTTCGATAAATGATGCTAAAAAGATAATTAATGATAGCAATATTGAATTCATAGTTTTAAAACCAATGATACTGGGCGGAATAATTTCTTCATTCTTGCTCATCAAAGAAGCCGGAAGAAAAAATAAAAATATTATTATCTCATCCTCGTTCGAAAGTGCGGTTGGAAAAAGCGCCTTAGTTCTTCTTGCGGCTATAACTGATCATTCATTTGCTCACGGACTTGATACTTCAAAAAATTTTGAAAAAGATATTTGTAAAGATCCATACGAAGTGAAAAACGGAAAAATTAATTTTAATATAGAGAAGTATCCGCCACAATTTGATTTATCACGCTTATGA
- a CDS encoding HAD-IIIA family hydrolase, with amino-acid sequence MKKKLSKNQLLKRASKIKLLLTDVDGVLTDTGVYYSTQGELMKRYSIRDGMGVERLKKLVNVETGIITREDTLIVKTRAEKLKIDELHMGVYEKEKTLENILSRKNLKPEEIAFIGDDTNDIAILKRVGLSACPKDATKFAKDVVDLIVESKGGYGAFRDIAELIIEAKTKKKGSE; translated from the coding sequence ATGAAAAAAAAATTATCAAAGAACCAGCTACTGAAACGCGCTTCTAAAATAAAATTGCTTTTGACCGATGTTGACGGCGTTCTTACCGACACTGGAGTCTATTATTCGACACAGGGTGAATTAATGAAACGATATTCTATACGTGATGGGATGGGAGTTGAGCGCTTGAAAAAACTTGTTAATGTTGAAACCGGAATAATAACCCGTGAAGACACATTAATAGTTAAGACCAGAGCGGAGAAATTAAAGATTGATGAACTGCACATGGGCGTTTATGAAAAAGAGAAAACTCTGGAAAATATTCTATCAAGAAAAAATCTAAAGCCGGAAGAAATTGCTTTTATAGGAGATGATACAAACGATATCGCAATTTTGAAAAGAGTTGGTTTATCCGCTTGTCCTAAAGATGCAACAAAGTTTGCTAAAGATGTTGTAGATCTGATAGTAGAAAGCAAAGGTGGTTATGGTGCTTTTCGCGATATCGCCGAATTAATCATCGAGGCAAAAACAAAAAAGAAAGGGAGCGAATGA
- a CDS encoding 1,4-dihydroxy-2-naphthoate polyprenyltransferase: protein MINSETKTISKLDAWILASRPRTLAAAVVPVIIGSSIAVRDGVFNPFAALLALICSLLIQVGTNFVNDLFDFLHGTDKKDRIGPLRVIASGLISKQEMKMGIYLTFGISFLLGLYLVYLGGMFILFIGIFSILAGIAYTAGPYPLAYNGLGDIAVFIFFGFVGTIGTYYVQANQITPMVFWSSVPVGALITNILVVNNYRDREEDRSNGKRTLIVIFGERFGRIQYLFFMLVSYAILFIVYFTFKKEIFVFLPLLSFPLAIKLIRMIYTLRGRELNKTLELTAKLSALYGLLFAAGILL from the coding sequence ATGATTAATTCAGAAACAAAAACTATTTCCAAATTAGATGCATGGATTCTTGCGAGCCGTCCAAGAACTTTAGCTGCTGCCGTTGTACCTGTAATCATCGGTTCTTCAATAGCTGTACGTGACGGCGTGTTTAATCCTTTTGCTGCCTTGCTTGCTCTAATCTGCTCTTTATTAATTCAAGTTGGGACAAATTTTGTTAATGATCTTTTCGATTTTCTTCACGGAACTGATAAAAAAGATCGCATCGGTCCTCTTAGAGTAATTGCATCCGGATTAATTTCCAAACAAGAAATGAAAATGGGAATTTATTTAACATTTGGAATTAGCTTTTTACTTGGTTTATATCTCGTTTATTTAGGCGGAATGTTCATTCTCTTCATCGGAATATTTTCCATACTTGCCGGTATTGCATATACTGCCGGTCCGTATCCATTAGCTTACAATGGTCTAGGCGACATTGCAGTTTTTATATTTTTTGGATTTGTAGGAACTATAGGAACGTATTACGTTCAAGCTAATCAAATTACACCGATGGTTTTCTGGTCGTCAGTTCCGGTAGGCGCGCTAATAACAAATATTCTAGTTGTAAATAATTATCGTGACCGGGAAGAAGATCGTTCAAACGGGAAGAGAACTCTCATTGTTATTTTTGGAGAACGGTTTGGACGGATCCAATATTTATTCTTTATGTTAGTATCATATGCAATACTATTTATCGTCTACTTTACCTTCAAGAAAGAAATTTTTGTTTTTCTGCCGCTTTTAAGTTTCCCTCTTGCAATTAAACTCATAAGGATGATTTATACATTGCGAGGACGGGAATTGAACAAGACACTTGAACTAACGGCAAAACTTTCAGCACTCTACGGTTTGCTCTTTGCAGCCGGAATTCTTTTATGA
- the menE gene encoding o-succinylbenzoate--CoA ligase, with protein MISVNNEQHWLIEKSVKQPNKKTVITSDRIITYQDLVDECLNDADFFISKGIQKNDHVGILFDHRYKFYVVINALWFIGAVPIPLNTRLLPEELEIQIEQANIKWLLIDENLSKQFSQINFQNKIHFSKIPRNETRNNRSEILNYKFSIINSALIMFTSGSTGKPKAVVHTFESLFESVRAIDSYAHLTGNDIWLASLPLYHIGGFMILVRALITGSSIAFPVSLDYKNIIRIIQESLPTHISIVPTTLARLLDENIRPSTNLKFVFLGGGPSEKEFILKAYDKGWPIIKVYGSTETCSMVTTLPTNVLKEKPDSAGKVLENNKIKIKSLSSDDPAGIGEVGEIIVSAGSLFKEYHNDYELTKERIRDGWFYTGDFGWMDEKGFLFVETRREDLIITGGENVSAYEVETVIKTYPTVKDAFVFGLQDKNWGQIVCAVIVSDNYAEDEIKEYLKTKIAGFKIPKRFFLIDKIPRHEMGKVIRSVILKQLNLD; from the coding sequence ATGATTTCGGTTAACAATGAACAGCATTGGCTTATTGAGAAGTCCGTCAAACAACCTAACAAGAAAACCGTAATTACATCAGATAGAATAATCACTTATCAAGATTTAGTCGATGAGTGTTTAAATGATGCAGACTTTTTTATAAGCAAAGGGATTCAAAAAAATGATCATGTCGGGATTTTATTTGATCACCGTTACAAATTTTATGTAGTCATAAATGCTCTTTGGTTTATCGGCGCCGTTCCGATTCCGCTTAATACACGTCTATTACCGGAAGAGCTGGAAATACAGATAGAACAAGCCAACATTAAATGGCTTTTGATTGATGAAAATTTGTCAAAACAATTTTCGCAAATAAATTTTCAGAACAAAATTCACTTCTCGAAAATTCCAAGAAATGAAACACGCAATAATCGTAGTGAAATTCTCAATTATAAATTCTCAATTATAAATTCCGCTTTAATAATGTTCACTTCCGGAAGCACAGGAAAGCCGAAAGCCGTCGTTCATACATTCGAATCTTTATTTGAAAGTGTTAGGGCAATTGATTCCTATGCTCATTTAACCGGCAACGATATTTGGCTCGCTTCCCTTCCACTTTATCATATCGGCGGATTCATGATTCTCGTCCGCGCCCTCATTACCGGTTCTTCAATTGCATTCCCGGTTTCACTTGATTATAAAAACATCATCCGAATAATTCAAGAATCTCTGCCGACTCATATTTCAATTGTTCCAACAACATTGGCTCGATTATTAGATGAAAATATTCGTCCAAGCACTAATTTGAAATTTGTTTTTTTGGGCGGCGGGCCATCAGAAAAAGAATTTATATTAAAAGCTTATGATAAGGGCTGGCCAATTATCAAAGTTTACGGTTCAACGGAAACTTGCTCAATGGTTACAACTTTACCAACGAATGTTTTAAAAGAGAAACCGGATTCAGCAGGCAAAGTTTTGGAAAATAATAAAATTAAAATCAAAAGTTTGAGTTCGGATGATCCGGCTGGTATTGGAGAAGTCGGGGAAATTATTGTTTCAGCCGGTTCATTATTTAAGGAATATCATAACGATTATGAACTGACAAAAGAAAGAATTCGGGACGGCTGGTTTTATACCGGTGATTTCGGATGGATGGATGAAAAAGGATTTCTCTTTGTAGAAACGAGGCGGGAAGATTTAATAATCACCGGGGGAGAAAATGTCAGTGCATATGAAGTCGAGACCGTAATTAAAACCTATCCGACAGTTAAAGACGCGTTTGTCTTTGGACTTCAAGACAAGAACTGGGGACAAATAGTTTGCGCGGTAATAGTATCTGACAATTACGCTGAAGATGAGATAAAAGAATATCTGAAAACGAAAATTGCCGGATTTAAAATTCCGAAACGTTTTTTTTTAATAGATAAAATTCCACGACACGAAATGGGAAAAGTAATACGCTCAGTTATTCTAAAACAGCTTAACTTAGATTAG
- a CDS encoding toxin-antitoxin system YwqK family antitoxin, whose protein sequence is MTKKHHYTFFIVLFLVSLNNISGQQSEIRKEYYADKKLKSEGTYVNGLRNGVYKEYYETGKLWKEWNFENGVEEGISTWYFEDGTKSMEWNYRNGNLEGKSKWYYESGELWAEPVYVNNIQEGPSQTYYKSGKLEAIWNYSSGKLNGISKIFFENGKIEVERNYINDKLEGISKVYTDFGTLALEAKYKNDQLDGTSYFYYPDGKIKVIDTYENGQIIKRERYDYGAKVGKVEENFDEYYDEGTMRRHVNFRDGKLDGLIKEYYVSGFLKAELDYKSGLIEGENKFYHDGGTLSELANFNTGKRNGLSTKFNKDGVKIAEQNYADDILDGSAKTFFPTGEVESEQIYRNNKLNGTIKFFLKNGKLSAETDYRDGLKDGISKYYYPDGSVSDFSVYKNNLLNGKCYSYDLSGKVIREVEYKDGALVK, encoded by the coding sequence TTGACCAAAAAACATCATTACACCTTCTTCATTGTTTTGTTCCTTGTGTCCTTAAATAATATATCGGGACAACAATCGGAAATTAGAAAAGAATATTATGCCGATAAAAAGCTGAAATCGGAAGGTACATACGTTAACGGATTGCGCAACGGAGTGTACAAAGAATATTACGAAACCGGTAAACTTTGGAAAGAATGGAATTTTGAAAACGGAGTAGAAGAAGGAATATCTACTTGGTACTTTGAAGATGGAACAAAGAGTATGGAATGGAATTACCGGAACGGGAACCTTGAAGGAAAATCGAAATGGTATTATGAAAGCGGCGAACTTTGGGCGGAACCGGTTTATGTGAATAATATTCAAGAAGGACCAAGTCAGACTTATTACAAAAGCGGTAAACTAGAAGCAATTTGGAATTACAGCAGCGGCAAACTAAACGGAATTTCAAAAATATTTTTTGAGAATGGTAAAATTGAGGTTGAACGAAATTATATAAACGATAAGCTTGAGGGGATTAGTAAAGTCTATACAGATTTTGGAACGCTTGCACTCGAAGCAAAATATAAGAATGATCAGCTGGATGGAACATCATATTTCTACTATCCCGATGGTAAAATTAAAGTCATTGATACATACGAGAACGGGCAAATCATTAAACGCGAACGATATGATTACGGAGCTAAAGTAGGAAAAGTTGAAGAGAATTTTGATGAGTACTATGATGAAGGAACAATGAGACGACATGTAAATTTCCGCGACGGAAAATTAGACGGTTTAATAAAAGAATATTATGTCAGCGGTTTTTTGAAAGCAGAGTTAGATTATAAGAGTGGACTGATTGAGGGTGAGAATAAATTTTATCATGACGGCGGCACACTTTCCGAACTTGCAAATTTCAATACAGGAAAGAGAAATGGACTATCAACTAAGTTCAATAAAGATGGAGTTAAAATAGCTGAACAGAATTATGCTGATGATATTCTTGATGGAAGCGCGAAAACATTTTTCCCAACCGGGGAAGTTGAATCAGAGCAGATTTACCGGAATAATAAACTGAACGGCACCATAAAATTCTTTTTAAAAAACGGCAAGCTTTCTGCCGAGACTGATTACCGGGATGGTTTGAAAGATGGAATTTCCAAATATTATTATCCCGACGGAAGCGTCTCTGATTTTTCCGTTTACAAAAATAATTTACTGAACGGAAAATGTTATTCATACGATTTGAGCGGTAAGGTTATTCGGGAAGTTGAATATAAAGATGGCGCATTAGTAAAGTAG
- a CDS encoding saccharopine dehydrogenase NADP-binding domain-containing protein, translating into MNKSNPSLMVYGANGYSAKLIIEELLSRKIQPVIAGRNEIALKHLAQKYNCEYKVFDLNNEDMVDAGLREIHTVINCAGPFIQTAKDLMEACLRTKTNYLDITGEMPVMHLAFALDDKAKKNGIVILPSVGFDIIPTDCLAKRLSERMPDATHLKLGFKNKGGKISRGTLLTSLGFLGRSGRIRRDGKLIESEIGEFYVNLKLENFSFAGISIPWGDVYSSYHSTKIPNVEVYLAMSGFTIEFRKLFLFLLKILKNKSVKKLVSVYIKKNLTGPNKAERDSAETFVWGRVENAKGEMIEEVYQVLEGYNLTAKGAAECAIRILKNEIQSGSYTPSLAFGSKFMDLFVIQKIV; encoded by the coding sequence ATGAACAAATCAAACCCTTCATTGATGGTTTATGGTGCAAACGGATATTCCGCCAAACTCATAATTGAAGAACTCCTTTCGCGGAAAATCCAGCCGGTAATTGCCGGAAGGAATGAAATTGCATTGAAACACCTTGCCCAGAAATATAATTGCGAATACAAAGTGTTTGATCTTAATAACGAAGATATGGTTGATGCCGGGCTCAGAGAAATTCATACAGTAATAAATTGTGCCGGTCCATTTATACAAACAGCCAAAGATTTAATGGAAGCATGCTTGCGTACGAAAACAAATTATCTTGATATCACCGGCGAAATGCCGGTTATGCATCTCGCATTTGCGCTTGATGACAAAGCTAAAAAAAATGGAATTGTTATTTTACCAAGTGTAGGTTTCGATATTATTCCAACCGATTGTCTTGCCAAACGATTGAGTGAAAGAATGCCCGATGCAACTCATCTTAAACTCGGATTCAAAAATAAAGGCGGAAAAATTTCACGCGGAACATTACTTACTTCACTCGGGTTTCTTGGCAGATCCGGAAGAATTAGACGCGATGGTAAATTAATTGAATCTGAAATTGGCGAGTTTTATGTAAATCTCAAATTGGAAAATTTTTCATTTGCCGGTATCTCAATTCCATGGGGAGATGTCTACTCATCTTACCATTCAACAAAAATTCCGAATGTGGAAGTTTATCTTGCAATGTCTGGTTTTACTATAGAGTTCAGAAAGTTATTTTTATTTCTCCTGAAGATTTTGAAAAATAAATCCGTGAAAAAATTAGTTAGTGTTTACATCAAGAAAAATTTAACCGGACCGAATAAAGCCGAACGTGATTCTGCAGAAACATTCGTATGGGGACGAGTCGAAAATGCAAAAGGGGAGATGATCGAAGAAGTTTATCAAGTATTGGAAGGTTATAATTTAACTGCAAAAGGAGCGGCAGAGTGCGCTATACGAATTTTGAAAAATGAAATTCAATCCGGGTCTTACACTCCATCTCTTGCGTTCGGAAGTAAGTTCATGGATTTGTTTGTTATTCAAAAGATTGTATAA
- a CDS encoding thiamine pyrophosphate-dependent enzyme: MKKQKLLELKQTSLKVREHIIRLSGNGGCFIGASLSCADLIVYLYKEFLNISKENLKDPNRDYFFLSKGHDVPALYGTYVELGWLSEERLKNHLKTNDFIYWHPNRNIPGIEFHSGSLGHNLSVAMGVALDCKLRKQKNKVVVVVGDGELNEGSMWEALLVASAYKLDNLMIVVDRNQFQANIQTEDLIPLKPLAKKFEAFGCKAKKVNGHNFEKIDEIFKEFPFEKGKVSVVIAETIRGKGLPSIEKRADRWFVNFKEEEIEQLLKELHGAKKTKLTSETIVAR, encoded by the coding sequence ATGAAAAAACAAAAATTACTGGAACTGAAACAAACTTCACTTAAAGTTCGTGAACATATTATCCGTTTGAGCGGAAACGGGGGATGTTTTATAGGCGCTTCTCTTTCCTGCGCGGATTTGATCGTCTACCTCTACAAGGAATTTCTGAATATTTCTAAAGAGAACTTGAAAGACCCAAACCGAGATTATTTTTTCTTATCAAAAGGACATGATGTGCCAGCGCTTTATGGTACTTACGTTGAACTTGGCTGGCTGAGTGAAGAACGGTTGAAGAATCATTTGAAGACAAACGATTTTATCTACTGGCACCCTAATAGAAATATTCCCGGTATCGAATTTCACTCGGGTTCACTTGGACATAATCTTTCTGTCGCGATGGGTGTTGCGCTAGATTGCAAACTTCGCAAACAGAAAAATAAAGTTGTAGTGGTTGTCGGTGATGGCGAGCTTAATGAAGGTTCTATGTGGGAAGCGCTGCTAGTCGCCTCAGCTTATAAATTGGATAATTTGATGATCGTTGTTGATCGAAATCAATTTCAGGCTAACATACAAACGGAAGATTTGATTCCTTTAAAACCGCTCGCAAAGAAATTTGAAGCATTCGGATGCAAAGCCAAAAAAGTTAATGGGCATAATTTTGAAAAGATAGATGAGATATTTAAAGAATTTCCGTTTGAAAAAGGAAAAGTCTCGGTAGTAATAGCCGAAACTATACGGGGGAAAGGATTACCAAGCATCGAAAAACGCGCCGACCGCTGGTTTGTAAATTTCAAAGAAGAAGAAATTGAACAACTTCTTAAAGAACTGCACGGTGCTAAAAAAACTAAATTAACTTCAGAAACAATTGTGGCGAGATGA
- a CDS encoding SDR family oxidoreductase, whose translation MEMFSLKNKIAIVTGALGLIGKEHCKALSEAGANVVVADIDEVMSSEFAQTLSTESIGVSLDVTKPESIKNLRDKILEKFGHIDILVNNAAINDMFENPKAASEQSKFENYPLELWQKSIDVNLTGVFLCSQILGSEMAKQKSGSIINIASTYGITAPDQSLYIKEDGTQSFFKPPAYSATKGAVIMFTKYLAAYWGKEGVRVNTLTPGGVENNQDQFFIEKYSVKTPLGRMADPSDYKGALIFLASDASSYMTGANLIVDGGWTCW comes from the coding sequence ATGGAAATGTTTTCATTAAAAAATAAAATTGCAATTGTTACAGGTGCGCTGGGCTTGATCGGTAAGGAACATTGCAAAGCATTAAGCGAAGCAGGTGCTAATGTTGTAGTAGCGGATATTGATGAAGTAATGAGTTCTGAATTTGCTCAAACTCTTTCAACGGAATCGATCGGTGTTTCACTTGATGTTACCAAACCGGAATCAATAAAAAATCTGCGTGATAAAATTTTGGAAAAGTTCGGGCACATAGACATACTGGTAAACAATGCGGCAATTAATGATATGTTCGAAAATCCAAAAGCTGCAAGCGAACAATCTAAGTTTGAGAATTATCCTTTAGAACTGTGGCAAAAATCAATCGATGTGAACTTGACCGGTGTATTTTTATGTTCTCAAATATTAGGAAGTGAGATGGCGAAGCAGAAATCGGGAAGCATAATTAATATCGCTTCAACATACGGTATTACTGCGCCGGACCAATCTCTTTACATTAAAGAAGACGGAACTCAGTCATTCTTTAAACCGCCGGCTTATTCCGCAACAAAAGGTGCAGTGATTATGTTTACTAAATATCTTGCTGCTTATTGGGGAAAAGAAGGAGTACGTGTTAATACTTTGACTCCAGGCGGTGTGGAAAATAATCAGGATCAGTTTTTTATTGAAAAATATTCAGTTAAGACTCCTTTGGGGAGAATGGCTGATCCATCAGATTATAAAGGTGCGTTAATCTTTCTTGCAAGCGATGCATCAAGTTACATGACCGGCGCCAATCTTATTGTGGATGGCGGATGGACGTGTTGGTGA